One window of the Ictidomys tridecemlineatus isolate mIctTri1 chromosome 11, mIctTri1.hap1, whole genome shotgun sequence genome contains the following:
- the Dcst2 gene encoding DC-STAMP domain-containing protein 2 isoform X1, translated as MVISRLWGTPNPIPEVASDLLRLPARGRGPASCLSTAASPSVGKVTGLAPPPVTGTGRGSGHRLQNLRTGLEPGAEPGHSPRHGGRRAAPGGRGAWQGAGSGPKPWGLRPGLVLGHGLRAPGAPGGGAQPLGLPGGHRHFGRLPGPGHGLLAPGPHHCPPDAAPGLLQTGTDAAVAGRLRAGAPGPLCQHAAQLHQGQRGGGLRGRAGPEPDCASAGAGQAAPRALGKIKAIAQRAKVVADRVRKFFRAIMDGVKHVARALRNVWYWLLHIGDVCNSELGNPYQKCARVFDQGKDNCMKAIPQAYHLCYVLTPFKLVLCGLASLVQVFCVLPNYIQPFLRKTIGTPVKKMIDRVRQEFEFNVTATHHFSVDLNASRSLAQVALDLQEAVSIKLLRAREVLALMGYTLPLLLVLLYLQALFYRYAYLNWDDFDNVYITRRFLRMEAARAVAGLPTVLPLSAHEATRYIQPGSVFLSRWERVFYVLEMLNLTRHLLLVLLLVSLDYAVFWVLDLARYQLQGDIVARSPVLVSITVEGTGYAGSIYRDLVSAFDVLQQGNVSLLSRRCLLRPSEPDSTGYLVIGAAYGLCFFVTLFGSYVSRLRRVICASYYPSREQERITYLYHILLNRRTNLLVALQRAVRRRAADQGHMSVLQVLAIRCPWLSVFVSQFQRPEARCLGCGQTQDEGDTENFVHCGTPGCKGLYCRTCFRLLSNTCSVCAAPLSAQEGLDLELDSSDEESPRLWQAAARGRALEQKPTVQPQVPEVLGEDFLDESTSESSDLDEEEPSAENRAQKLLPEAHQPVGTPMPAGPH; from the exons ATGGTCATCAGTCGGCTCTGGGGGACCCCGAACCCCATCCCAGAAGTCGCCTCCGACCTCCTCAGACTCCCCGCGAGAGGGAGaggccctgcctcctgcctcagcacagcCGCGTCCCCGTCTGTGGGGAAGGTCACAGGCCTCGCTCCCCCGCCTGTCACTGGAACTGGGAGGGGTTCCGGACACAGGCTCCAGAACCTTAGAACAGGCCTGGAACCTGGGGCCGAGCCCGGACACAGCCCAAGACATGGAGGACGCCGCGCTGCCCCTGGGGGCCGAGGAGCCTGGCAGGGCGCGGGCTCTGGTCCGAAGCCTTGGGGCCTTCGCCCTGGGCTTGTCCTTGGCCACGGCCTACGGGCTCCTGGAGCTCCTGGTGGAGGGGCACAGCCCCTGGGGCTGCCTGGTGGGCACCGTCACTTTGGCCGCCTTCCTGGGCCTGGGCATGGGCTTCTCGCGCCAGGTCCGCACCACTGTCCTCCTGATGCTGCCCCAGGCCTTCTCCA AACAGGGACAGACGCTGCTGTTGCTGGCCGCCTTCGGGCTGGTGCTCCAGGGCCCTTGTGCCAACACGCTGCGCAACTTCACCAGGGCCAGCGAGGCGGTGGCCTGCGGGGCAGAGCTGGCCCTGAACCAGACTGCGCAAGTGCTGGAGCGGGCCAAGCAGCCCCTC GTGCTCTAGGCAAGATTAAAGCTATAGCCCAGAGGGCCAAAGTGGTGGCCGACCGGGTCCGCAAGTTTTTCCGGGCGATCATGGACGGTGTGAAACACGTAG CCAGGGCCCTGCGGAACGTGTGGTATTGGCTCCTCCACATCGGGGACGTGTGCAACTCGGAGCTGGGCAACCCTTACCAGAAGTGTGCGCGCGTGTTTGACCAAGGGAAGGACAACTGCATGAAGGCCATACCACAGGCCTACCACCTGTGCTACGTGCTCACGCCCTTCAAACTGGTGCTCTGTGGCCTGGCCAGCC TGGTCCAGGTGTTCTGCGTCCTCCCCAACTACATCCAGCCCTTCCTGCGCAAGACCATCGGCACCC CGGTGAAGAAGATGATCGACCGCGTGCGTCAGGAGTTTGAGTTCAACGTGACGGCCACCCACCACTTCTCCGTGGACCTCAACGCCTCTCGGAGTCTGGCCCAGGTGGCCCTGGACCTCCAGGAGGCCGTGAGCATCAAGCTGCTCCGCGCCCGGGAGGTGCTGGCCCTGATGGGCTACACCCTGCCCCTGCTGCTGGTGCTGCTCTACCTCCA AGCCCTGTTTTACCGCTACGCATACCTGAACTGGGACGATTTCGACAATGTCTACATCACCCGCCGCTTTCTGCGCATGGAGGCTGCCCGCGCCGTGGCGGGGCTGCCCACGGTGCTCCCGCTCAGCGCCCACGAGGCCACCCGCTACATCCAGCCAG GCTCCGTCTTCCTGTCGCGGTGGGAGCGCGTGTTCTACGTCCTGGAGATGCTGAACCTCACCCGCCACCTGCTCCTGGTGCTGCTGCTGGTCTCCCTGGACTACGCCGTCTTCTGGGTGCTCGACCTGGCGCGGTACCAGCTGCAAGGGGACATCGTGGCCCGCA gccctgtgttaGTGTCTATAACCGTGGAGGGGACTGGCTATGCGGGGAGCATCTACCGCGACCTGGTGTCGGCGTTCGACGTCCTTCAACAGGGCAACGTCAGCCTCCTGTCGCGGCGCTGCCTCCTGCGGCCCTCGGAACCGGACAGCACCGGCTATCTGGTCATCG GTGCCGCGTACGGCCTGTGCTTTTTTGTCACCCTGTTTGGTAGCTACGTCAGCCGGCTGCGGAGGGTCATCTGCGCCTCCTACTACCCCTCCCGGGAGCAG GAAAGAATCACCTACCTCTATCACATACTTCTGAATCGCCGAACCAACCTGTTGGTTGCCCTGCAACGAGCGGTGAGGCGGCGGGCAGCGGACCAGGGCCACATGAGTGTCCTCCAGGTGCTGGCCATCCG GTGCCCGTGGCTGAGTGTTTTCGTCAGCCAGTTTCAGAGGCCTGAGGCCCGCTGCCTGGGCTGTGGGCAGACCCAGGATGAAGGGGACACGGAGAACTTTGTGCACTGCGGTACCCCGGGCTGTAAAG GTCTCTACTGCCGCACCTGCTTCCGTCTCCTGAGCAACACCTGCTCGGTGTGCGCGGCCCCGCTCTCCGCCCAGGAGGGCCTGGACTTGGAGCT GGACTCCAGTGACGAGGAGAGCCCCCGGCTGTGGCAGGCTGCCGCCCGTGGAAGGGCCCTGGAGCAGAAGCCCACGGTGCAGCCACAGGTCCCGGAGGTGCTGGGCGAGGACTTCTTAGACGAGTCCACCTCGGAGTCCAG
- the Dcst2 gene encoding DC-STAMP domain-containing protein 2 isoform X2: MVISRLWGTPNPIPEVASDLLRLPARGRGPASCLSTAASPSVGKVTGLAPPPVTGTGRGSGHRLQNLRTGLEPGAEPGHSPRHGGRRAAPGGRGAWQGAGSGPKPWGLRPGLVLGHGLRAPGAPGGGAQPLGLPGGHRHFGRLPGPGHGLLAPGPHHCPPDAAPGLLQTGTDAAVAGRLRAGAPGPLCQHAAQLHQGQRGGGLRGRAGPEPDCASAGAGQAAPRALGKIKAIAQRAKVVADRVRKFFRAIMDGVKHVARALRNVWYWLLHIGDVCNSELGNPYQKCARVFDQGKDNCMKAIPQAYHLCYVLTPFKLVLCGLASLVQVFCVLPNYIQPFLRKTIGTPVKKMIDRVRQEFEFNVTATHHFSVDLNASRSLAQVALDLQEAVSIKLLRAREVLALMGYTLPLLLVLLYLQALFYRYAYLNWDDFDNVYITRRFLRMEAARAVAGLPTVLPLSAHEATRYIQPGSVFLSRWERVFYVLEMLNLTRHLLLVLLLVSLDYAVFWVLDLARYQLQGDIVARSPVLVSITVEGTGYAGSIYRDLVSAFDVLQQGNVSLLSRRCLLRPSEPDSTGYLVIGAAYGLCFFVTLFGSYVSRLRRVICASYYPSREQERITYLYHILLNRRTNLLVALQRAVRRRAADQGHMSVLQVLAIRQFQRPEARCLGCGQTQDEGDTENFVHCGTPGCKGLYCRTCFRLLSNTCSVCAAPLSAQEGLDLELDSSDEESPRLWQAAARGRALEQKPTVQPQVPEVLGEDFLDESTSESSDLDEEEPSAENRAQKLLPEAHQPVGTPMPAGPH; this comes from the exons ATGGTCATCAGTCGGCTCTGGGGGACCCCGAACCCCATCCCAGAAGTCGCCTCCGACCTCCTCAGACTCCCCGCGAGAGGGAGaggccctgcctcctgcctcagcacagcCGCGTCCCCGTCTGTGGGGAAGGTCACAGGCCTCGCTCCCCCGCCTGTCACTGGAACTGGGAGGGGTTCCGGACACAGGCTCCAGAACCTTAGAACAGGCCTGGAACCTGGGGCCGAGCCCGGACACAGCCCAAGACATGGAGGACGCCGCGCTGCCCCTGGGGGCCGAGGAGCCTGGCAGGGCGCGGGCTCTGGTCCGAAGCCTTGGGGCCTTCGCCCTGGGCTTGTCCTTGGCCACGGCCTACGGGCTCCTGGAGCTCCTGGTGGAGGGGCACAGCCCCTGGGGCTGCCTGGTGGGCACCGTCACTTTGGCCGCCTTCCTGGGCCTGGGCATGGGCTTCTCGCGCCAGGTCCGCACCACTGTCCTCCTGATGCTGCCCCAGGCCTTCTCCA AACAGGGACAGACGCTGCTGTTGCTGGCCGCCTTCGGGCTGGTGCTCCAGGGCCCTTGTGCCAACACGCTGCGCAACTTCACCAGGGCCAGCGAGGCGGTGGCCTGCGGGGCAGAGCTGGCCCTGAACCAGACTGCGCAAGTGCTGGAGCGGGCCAAGCAGCCCCTC GTGCTCTAGGCAAGATTAAAGCTATAGCCCAGAGGGCCAAAGTGGTGGCCGACCGGGTCCGCAAGTTTTTCCGGGCGATCATGGACGGTGTGAAACACGTAG CCAGGGCCCTGCGGAACGTGTGGTATTGGCTCCTCCACATCGGGGACGTGTGCAACTCGGAGCTGGGCAACCCTTACCAGAAGTGTGCGCGCGTGTTTGACCAAGGGAAGGACAACTGCATGAAGGCCATACCACAGGCCTACCACCTGTGCTACGTGCTCACGCCCTTCAAACTGGTGCTCTGTGGCCTGGCCAGCC TGGTCCAGGTGTTCTGCGTCCTCCCCAACTACATCCAGCCCTTCCTGCGCAAGACCATCGGCACCC CGGTGAAGAAGATGATCGACCGCGTGCGTCAGGAGTTTGAGTTCAACGTGACGGCCACCCACCACTTCTCCGTGGACCTCAACGCCTCTCGGAGTCTGGCCCAGGTGGCCCTGGACCTCCAGGAGGCCGTGAGCATCAAGCTGCTCCGCGCCCGGGAGGTGCTGGCCCTGATGGGCTACACCCTGCCCCTGCTGCTGGTGCTGCTCTACCTCCA AGCCCTGTTTTACCGCTACGCATACCTGAACTGGGACGATTTCGACAATGTCTACATCACCCGCCGCTTTCTGCGCATGGAGGCTGCCCGCGCCGTGGCGGGGCTGCCCACGGTGCTCCCGCTCAGCGCCCACGAGGCCACCCGCTACATCCAGCCAG GCTCCGTCTTCCTGTCGCGGTGGGAGCGCGTGTTCTACGTCCTGGAGATGCTGAACCTCACCCGCCACCTGCTCCTGGTGCTGCTGCTGGTCTCCCTGGACTACGCCGTCTTCTGGGTGCTCGACCTGGCGCGGTACCAGCTGCAAGGGGACATCGTGGCCCGCA gccctgtgttaGTGTCTATAACCGTGGAGGGGACTGGCTATGCGGGGAGCATCTACCGCGACCTGGTGTCGGCGTTCGACGTCCTTCAACAGGGCAACGTCAGCCTCCTGTCGCGGCGCTGCCTCCTGCGGCCCTCGGAACCGGACAGCACCGGCTATCTGGTCATCG GTGCCGCGTACGGCCTGTGCTTTTTTGTCACCCTGTTTGGTAGCTACGTCAGCCGGCTGCGGAGGGTCATCTGCGCCTCCTACTACCCCTCCCGGGAGCAG GAAAGAATCACCTACCTCTATCACATACTTCTGAATCGCCGAACCAACCTGTTGGTTGCCCTGCAACGAGCGGTGAGGCGGCGGGCAGCGGACCAGGGCCACATGAGTGTCCTCCAGGTGCTGGCCATCCG CCAGTTTCAGAGGCCTGAGGCCCGCTGCCTGGGCTGTGGGCAGACCCAGGATGAAGGGGACACGGAGAACTTTGTGCACTGCGGTACCCCGGGCTGTAAAG GTCTCTACTGCCGCACCTGCTTCCGTCTCCTGAGCAACACCTGCTCGGTGTGCGCGGCCCCGCTCTCCGCCCAGGAGGGCCTGGACTTGGAGCT GGACTCCAGTGACGAGGAGAGCCCCCGGCTGTGGCAGGCTGCCGCCCGTGGAAGGGCCCTGGAGCAGAAGCCCACGGTGCAGCCACAGGTCCCGGAGGTGCTGGGCGAGGACTTCTTAGACGAGTCCACCTCGGAGTCCAG
- the Dcst2 gene encoding DC-STAMP domain-containing protein 2 isoform X3 produces the protein MVISRLWGTPNPIPEVASDLLRLPARGRGPASCLSTAASPSVGKVTGLAPPPVTGTGRGSGHRLQNLRTGLEPGAEPGHSPRHGGRRAAPGGRGAWQGAGSGPKPWGLRPGLVLGHGLRAPGAPGGGAQPLGLPGGHRHFGRLPGPGHGLLAPGPHHCPPDAAPGLLQASEAVACGAELALNQTAQVLERAKQPLVSALGKIKAIAQRAKVVADRVRKFFRAIMDGVKHVARALRNVWYWLLHIGDVCNSELGNPYQKCARVFDQGKDNCMKAIPQAYHLCYVLTPFKLVLCGLASLVQVFCVLPNYIQPFLRKTIGTPVKKMIDRVRQEFEFNVTATHHFSVDLNASRSLAQVALDLQEAVSIKLLRAREVLALMGYTLPLLLVLLYLQALFYRYAYLNWDDFDNVYITRRFLRMEAARAVAGLPTVLPLSAHEATRYIQPGSVFLSRWERVFYVLEMLNLTRHLLLVLLLVSLDYAVFWVLDLARYQLQGDIVARSPVLVSITVEGTGYAGSIYRDLVSAFDVLQQGNVSLLSRRCLLRPSEPDSTGYLVIGAAYGLCFFVTLFGSYVSRLRRVICASYYPSREQERITYLYHILLNRRTNLLVALQRAVRRRAADQGHMSVLQVLAIRCPWLSVFVSQFQRPEARCLGCGQTQDEGDTENFVHCGTPGCKGLYCRTCFRLLSNTCSVCAAPLSAQEGLDLELDSSDEESPRLWQAAARGRALEQKPTVQPQVPEVLGEDFLDESTSESSDLDEEEPSAENRAQKLLPEAHQPVGTPMPAGPH, from the exons ATGGTCATCAGTCGGCTCTGGGGGACCCCGAACCCCATCCCAGAAGTCGCCTCCGACCTCCTCAGACTCCCCGCGAGAGGGAGaggccctgcctcctgcctcagcacagcCGCGTCCCCGTCTGTGGGGAAGGTCACAGGCCTCGCTCCCCCGCCTGTCACTGGAACTGGGAGGGGTTCCGGACACAGGCTCCAGAACCTTAGAACAGGCCTGGAACCTGGGGCCGAGCCCGGACACAGCCCAAGACATGGAGGACGCCGCGCTGCCCCTGGGGGCCGAGGAGCCTGGCAGGGCGCGGGCTCTGGTCCGAAGCCTTGGGGCCTTCGCCCTGGGCTTGTCCTTGGCCACGGCCTACGGGCTCCTGGAGCTCCTGGTGGAGGGGCACAGCCCCTGGGGCTGCCTGGTGGGCACCGTCACTTTGGCCGCCTTCCTGGGCCTGGGCATGGGCTTCTCGCGCCAGGTCCGCACCACTGTCCTCCTGATGCTGCCCCAGGCCTTCTCCA GGCCAGCGAGGCGGTGGCCTGCGGGGCAGAGCTGGCCCTGAACCAGACTGCGCAAGTGCTGGAGCGGGCCAAGCAGCCCCTCGTCA GTGCTCTAGGCAAGATTAAAGCTATAGCCCAGAGGGCCAAAGTGGTGGCCGACCGGGTCCGCAAGTTTTTCCGGGCGATCATGGACGGTGTGAAACACGTAG CCAGGGCCCTGCGGAACGTGTGGTATTGGCTCCTCCACATCGGGGACGTGTGCAACTCGGAGCTGGGCAACCCTTACCAGAAGTGTGCGCGCGTGTTTGACCAAGGGAAGGACAACTGCATGAAGGCCATACCACAGGCCTACCACCTGTGCTACGTGCTCACGCCCTTCAAACTGGTGCTCTGTGGCCTGGCCAGCC TGGTCCAGGTGTTCTGCGTCCTCCCCAACTACATCCAGCCCTTCCTGCGCAAGACCATCGGCACCC CGGTGAAGAAGATGATCGACCGCGTGCGTCAGGAGTTTGAGTTCAACGTGACGGCCACCCACCACTTCTCCGTGGACCTCAACGCCTCTCGGAGTCTGGCCCAGGTGGCCCTGGACCTCCAGGAGGCCGTGAGCATCAAGCTGCTCCGCGCCCGGGAGGTGCTGGCCCTGATGGGCTACACCCTGCCCCTGCTGCTGGTGCTGCTCTACCTCCA AGCCCTGTTTTACCGCTACGCATACCTGAACTGGGACGATTTCGACAATGTCTACATCACCCGCCGCTTTCTGCGCATGGAGGCTGCCCGCGCCGTGGCGGGGCTGCCCACGGTGCTCCCGCTCAGCGCCCACGAGGCCACCCGCTACATCCAGCCAG GCTCCGTCTTCCTGTCGCGGTGGGAGCGCGTGTTCTACGTCCTGGAGATGCTGAACCTCACCCGCCACCTGCTCCTGGTGCTGCTGCTGGTCTCCCTGGACTACGCCGTCTTCTGGGTGCTCGACCTGGCGCGGTACCAGCTGCAAGGGGACATCGTGGCCCGCA gccctgtgttaGTGTCTATAACCGTGGAGGGGACTGGCTATGCGGGGAGCATCTACCGCGACCTGGTGTCGGCGTTCGACGTCCTTCAACAGGGCAACGTCAGCCTCCTGTCGCGGCGCTGCCTCCTGCGGCCCTCGGAACCGGACAGCACCGGCTATCTGGTCATCG GTGCCGCGTACGGCCTGTGCTTTTTTGTCACCCTGTTTGGTAGCTACGTCAGCCGGCTGCGGAGGGTCATCTGCGCCTCCTACTACCCCTCCCGGGAGCAG GAAAGAATCACCTACCTCTATCACATACTTCTGAATCGCCGAACCAACCTGTTGGTTGCCCTGCAACGAGCGGTGAGGCGGCGGGCAGCGGACCAGGGCCACATGAGTGTCCTCCAGGTGCTGGCCATCCG GTGCCCGTGGCTGAGTGTTTTCGTCAGCCAGTTTCAGAGGCCTGAGGCCCGCTGCCTGGGCTGTGGGCAGACCCAGGATGAAGGGGACACGGAGAACTTTGTGCACTGCGGTACCCCGGGCTGTAAAG GTCTCTACTGCCGCACCTGCTTCCGTCTCCTGAGCAACACCTGCTCGGTGTGCGCGGCCCCGCTCTCCGCCCAGGAGGGCCTGGACTTGGAGCT GGACTCCAGTGACGAGGAGAGCCCCCGGCTGTGGCAGGCTGCCGCCCGTGGAAGGGCCCTGGAGCAGAAGCCCACGGTGCAGCCACAGGTCCCGGAGGTGCTGGGCGAGGACTTCTTAGACGAGTCCACCTCGGAGTCCAG
- the Dcst2 gene encoding DC-STAMP domain-containing protein 2 isoform X4 → MEDAALPLGAEEPGRARALVRSLGAFALGLSLATAYGLLELLVEGHSPWGCLVGTVTLAAFLGLGMGFSRQVRTTVLLMLPQAFSKQGQTLLLLAAFGLVLQGPCANTLRNFTRASEAVACGAELALNQTAQVLERAKQPLVSALGKIKAIAQRAKVVADRVRKFFRAIMDGVKHVARALRNVWYWLLHIGDVCNSELGNPYQKCARVFDQGKDNCMKAIPQAYHLCYVLTPFKLVLCGLASLVQVFCVLPNYIQPFLRKTIGTPVKKMIDRVRQEFEFNVTATHHFSVDLNASRSLAQVALDLQEAVSIKLLRAREVLALMGYTLPLLLVLLYLQALFYRYAYLNWDDFDNVYITRRFLRMEAARAVAGLPTVLPLSAHEATRYIQPGSVFLSRWERVFYVLEMLNLTRHLLLVLLLVSLDYAVFWVLDLARYQLQGDIVARSPVLVSITVEGTGYAGSIYRDLVSAFDVLQQGNVSLLSRRCLLRPSEPDSTGYLVIGAAYGLCFFVTLFGSYVSRLRRVICASYYPSREQERITYLYHILLNRRTNLLVALQRAVRRRAADQGHMSVLQVLAIRCPWLSVFVSQFQRPEARCLGCGQTQDEGDTENFVHCGTPGCKGLYCRTCFRLLSNTCSVCAAPLSAQEGLDLELDSSDEESPRLWQAAARGRALEQKPTVQPQVPEVLGEDFLDESTSESSDLDEEEPSAENRAQKLLPEAHQPVGTPMPAGPH, encoded by the exons ATGGAGGACGCCGCGCTGCCCCTGGGGGCCGAGGAGCCTGGCAGGGCGCGGGCTCTGGTCCGAAGCCTTGGGGCCTTCGCCCTGGGCTTGTCCTTGGCCACGGCCTACGGGCTCCTGGAGCTCCTGGTGGAGGGGCACAGCCCCTGGGGCTGCCTGGTGGGCACCGTCACTTTGGCCGCCTTCCTGGGCCTGGGCATGGGCTTCTCGCGCCAGGTCCGCACCACTGTCCTCCTGATGCTGCCCCAGGCCTTCTCCA AACAGGGACAGACGCTGCTGTTGCTGGCCGCCTTCGGGCTGGTGCTCCAGGGCCCTTGTGCCAACACGCTGCGCAACTTCACCAGGGCCAGCGAGGCGGTGGCCTGCGGGGCAGAGCTGGCCCTGAACCAGACTGCGCAAGTGCTGGAGCGGGCCAAGCAGCCCCTCGTCA GTGCTCTAGGCAAGATTAAAGCTATAGCCCAGAGGGCCAAAGTGGTGGCCGACCGGGTCCGCAAGTTTTTCCGGGCGATCATGGACGGTGTGAAACACGTAG CCAGGGCCCTGCGGAACGTGTGGTATTGGCTCCTCCACATCGGGGACGTGTGCAACTCGGAGCTGGGCAACCCTTACCAGAAGTGTGCGCGCGTGTTTGACCAAGGGAAGGACAACTGCATGAAGGCCATACCACAGGCCTACCACCTGTGCTACGTGCTCACGCCCTTCAAACTGGTGCTCTGTGGCCTGGCCAGCC TGGTCCAGGTGTTCTGCGTCCTCCCCAACTACATCCAGCCCTTCCTGCGCAAGACCATCGGCACCC CGGTGAAGAAGATGATCGACCGCGTGCGTCAGGAGTTTGAGTTCAACGTGACGGCCACCCACCACTTCTCCGTGGACCTCAACGCCTCTCGGAGTCTGGCCCAGGTGGCCCTGGACCTCCAGGAGGCCGTGAGCATCAAGCTGCTCCGCGCCCGGGAGGTGCTGGCCCTGATGGGCTACACCCTGCCCCTGCTGCTGGTGCTGCTCTACCTCCA AGCCCTGTTTTACCGCTACGCATACCTGAACTGGGACGATTTCGACAATGTCTACATCACCCGCCGCTTTCTGCGCATGGAGGCTGCCCGCGCCGTGGCGGGGCTGCCCACGGTGCTCCCGCTCAGCGCCCACGAGGCCACCCGCTACATCCAGCCAG GCTCCGTCTTCCTGTCGCGGTGGGAGCGCGTGTTCTACGTCCTGGAGATGCTGAACCTCACCCGCCACCTGCTCCTGGTGCTGCTGCTGGTCTCCCTGGACTACGCCGTCTTCTGGGTGCTCGACCTGGCGCGGTACCAGCTGCAAGGGGACATCGTGGCCCGCA gccctgtgttaGTGTCTATAACCGTGGAGGGGACTGGCTATGCGGGGAGCATCTACCGCGACCTGGTGTCGGCGTTCGACGTCCTTCAACAGGGCAACGTCAGCCTCCTGTCGCGGCGCTGCCTCCTGCGGCCCTCGGAACCGGACAGCACCGGCTATCTGGTCATCG GTGCCGCGTACGGCCTGTGCTTTTTTGTCACCCTGTTTGGTAGCTACGTCAGCCGGCTGCGGAGGGTCATCTGCGCCTCCTACTACCCCTCCCGGGAGCAG GAAAGAATCACCTACCTCTATCACATACTTCTGAATCGCCGAACCAACCTGTTGGTTGCCCTGCAACGAGCGGTGAGGCGGCGGGCAGCGGACCAGGGCCACATGAGTGTCCTCCAGGTGCTGGCCATCCG GTGCCCGTGGCTGAGTGTTTTCGTCAGCCAGTTTCAGAGGCCTGAGGCCCGCTGCCTGGGCTGTGGGCAGACCCAGGATGAAGGGGACACGGAGAACTTTGTGCACTGCGGTACCCCGGGCTGTAAAG GTCTCTACTGCCGCACCTGCTTCCGTCTCCTGAGCAACACCTGCTCGGTGTGCGCGGCCCCGCTCTCCGCCCAGGAGGGCCTGGACTTGGAGCT GGACTCCAGTGACGAGGAGAGCCCCCGGCTGTGGCAGGCTGCCGCCCGTGGAAGGGCCCTGGAGCAGAAGCCCACGGTGCAGCCACAGGTCCCGGAGGTGCTGGGCGAGGACTTCTTAGACGAGTCCACCTCGGAGTCCAG